From the Acidobacteriota bacterium genome, one window contains:
- a CDS encoding beta-lactamase family protein, with protein MQTALIPFILALQVCFPGLSFCQSPAPAQTSQQPSPNQPAPSLSKADRDRIQNHGQEFVSAVSSGSPETALTTAQKIFSEETLTRLGAPKLSESIVSKYKSLGELEFHHAELMELPIGDRISRVLHVFARSKASGWLDFQFRVEPNPPYRLKELVFIANVAEPVYLPNGDISDATTLKWLNQYIDTLIEANDLSGSVLISQAGKPLLERAFGFADAKRTQKITPETGFNLGSGNKMFTAIAIAQLVEQGKLKYSDPLIEFLPDFPDPAFARKVTIHHLLSHTSGINEYWTPEFNQQRTQMKDLKQFLPWIYKVGTGFEPGSQFAYSNSNFILAGLIIEKASRMDYFEYIRQHIYKPLGMTASDSYLMDGSVPNLASPLKKTPTGWEFAPHGRRGSSAGGGFSTPRDILKYARGLASGKLVSPASFKLLTTSKTRALNSSTDYGYGFILEQHGMLASYGHGGIASGVNFEFRHFPQLDLTVVLFCNQDNGAYDDLRKNIIKLVSGVR; from the coding sequence ATGCAAACTGCTCTGATTCCGTTCATTCTGGCCCTTCAGGTGTGTTTTCCAGGCTTGAGTTTTTGTCAGTCACCTGCTCCGGCACAAACCTCCCAGCAACCGTCACCAAATCAACCAGCACCATCCTTGTCCAAAGCTGATCGTGACCGCATTCAAAATCATGGGCAGGAGTTTGTCAGTGCTGTAAGCTCTGGATCACCAGAAACCGCACTCACCACTGCCCAGAAGATTTTTTCCGAGGAGACCCTGACGCGTCTGGGGGCGCCCAAACTCTCCGAAAGTATAGTTTCAAAATACAAAAGCCTGGGCGAACTGGAATTTCACCATGCGGAGTTGATGGAACTTCCAATAGGTGACCGAATCAGCCGGGTGCTGCATGTTTTTGCCAGATCTAAAGCTTCAGGCTGGCTGGACTTTCAATTTCGCGTCGAACCCAATCCACCTTATAGATTGAAAGAACTGGTATTTATCGCCAACGTCGCCGAACCGGTGTACCTGCCAAACGGAGATATTTCCGACGCCACGACGCTCAAATGGCTCAACCAGTACATTGATACACTGATTGAAGCCAATGATCTTTCCGGCAGCGTGTTGATTTCACAAGCCGGAAAACCGCTGTTGGAACGAGCCTTTGGCTTTGCTGATGCCAAACGGACTCAAAAAATCACTCCTGAGACCGGGTTTAACCTTGGCTCAGGCAACAAGATGTTCACGGCCATTGCCATTGCCCAACTGGTTGAGCAGGGCAAATTGAAATACTCTGACCCACTCATTGAGTTTCTTCCTGATTTTCCCGATCCGGCCTTTGCCCGCAAAGTGACCATTCACCACCTGCTCTCGCACACCTCGGGGATCAATGAATACTGGACACCCGAATTTAATCAACAGCGGACTCAGATGAAGGATCTCAAGCAGTTCCTTCCCTGGATTTATAAAGTTGGAACAGGGTTTGAACCCGGAAGCCAGTTTGCCTATAGCAATTCGAACTTCATCCTGGCCGGTCTGATCATCGAAAAAGCCAGTCGGATGGACTATTTTGAGTACATCCGCCAGCATATTTACAAGCCACTGGGAATGACTGCGTCAGATTCTTATCTGATGGATGGATCGGTGCCCAACCTGGCGTCTCCACTGAAAAAGACACCAACCGGGTGGGAATTTGCCCCGCATGGGCGCCGGGGTTCTTCAGCCGGAGGTGGATTTTCCACCCCCCGCGATATTTTAAAATATGCCCGGGGTTTGGCCAGTGGAAAGCTTGTTTCCCCAGCCAGTTTCAAACTCCTGACAACTTCAAAAACCAGAGCGCTCAATTCATCCACCGACTATGGATATGGGTTTATCCTCGAACAGCATGGCATGCTCGCTTCCTACGGCCACGGGGGGATTGCTTCGGGTGTGAATTTTGAATTCCGTCATTTTCCGCAACTTGACCTGACGGTGGTGCTGTTTTGCAACCAGGACAATGGCGCCTATGACGATCTGCGCAAAAACATCATCAAGCTGGTTTCAGGGGTTCGGTAA
- a CDS encoding glycosyltransferase family 2 protein — MTHQPPPLVSVIVEGYNAPRNEGSFVTFLDTLKQQSFPLNHVEVIIVGTAQQIQELQEMELGLTDFHRVKMVVSEQEHYYKMKNLGASEASGEILAFSDSDTWLMPQWLDSLVSRINQGADVTVGITLFRSHRGLEPYTARMRSVASITFGWIIGKRSATETFPAVGWQSNNVAFRADVFHQYYYETEYGRTLSPSLLYRKMTDDGRKIVLEPQQQVLHVFSLYWWHRVHFRYGYEIYWLRRLDPNYPNQWIRRTTIFEPIVTMLWHMLLDSRRWFRFGQVMGIHNLQIWTQFPLMMAMSAFAHSMECCGMYATIIAPERMKQWSSYF, encoded by the coding sequence ATGACACATCAGCCTCCTCCTCTGGTTTCCGTCATTGTTGAAGGATACAACGCCCCACGCAATGAAGGTTCCTTTGTGACGTTTCTTGACACGCTCAAACAACAGTCATTCCCGCTCAATCACGTGGAAGTCATCATTGTCGGCACGGCCCAACAAATTCAGGAATTACAGGAAATGGAGCTGGGGTTGACGGATTTTCACAGGGTAAAAATGGTCGTGTCTGAACAGGAACATTATTACAAAATGAAAAATCTCGGTGCCAGCGAGGCTTCGGGTGAAATTCTGGCTTTTAGCGATTCCGACACGTGGCTTATGCCCCAATGGCTCGACAGTCTTGTGAGCCGGATCAACCAGGGTGCGGATGTCACGGTCGGCATTACCCTGTTTCGCAGTCACCGGGGGTTGGAGCCGTACACCGCACGGATGCGCAGTGTCGCTTCGATTACATTTGGCTGGATTATTGGTAAACGCTCGGCGACAGAAACTTTTCCTGCTGTCGGGTGGCAGTCAAACAATGTCGCCTTTCGAGCTGACGTCTTCCATCAGTATTACTATGAAACCGAGTATGGGCGCACGCTTTCGCCTTCGCTCCTCTACCGTAAAATGACCGATGATGGACGAAAGATCGTGTTAGAACCGCAGCAACAAGTCCTTCATGTTTTTTCATTGTACTGGTGGCATCGCGTTCATTTTCGCTATGGGTATGAAATCTACTGGTTGCGCCGACTTGATCCAAATTATCCCAACCAGTGGATTCGTCGAACCACAATCTTTGAACCGATAGTGACCATGCTCTGGCATATGTTGCTCGATAGTCGCCGGTGGTTTCGATTTGGTCAGGTGATGGGGATCCACAATCTCCAGATTTGGACTCAATTCCCATTGATGATGGCCATGTCGGCATTTGCCCACAGCATGGAATGCTGTGGGATGTATGCCACCATCATTGCCCCTGAGAGAATGAAACAATGGTCATCTTACTTTTAG
- a CDS encoding glycosyltransferase family 4 protein — protein sequence MKVLLVNDYSYPFGGAEIQTLAIRDSLRAIGHDARIFASSAAPLNVESRADYHCFGTMSRFRTLLQTANPSAYWRLHQVLNEFQPDLVHVRMLLSQISPLILPLLNLVPSLYHVVWYRPICPTGIKLLPNGESCGFQAGWVCYQQGCVPLRDWVPVMLQLKLWQAQHMNFRMIIANSEAVGQRLRAEGIDVAGVLHNLVPLQPERPPLSSPPIIAFAGRLVKEKGIDVAIRATARIISRLPLLQFWIAGDGPEKQSLIDLVNQLRLTDHVRFLGHLSQSELACRLASAWVQVVPSRWAEPFGNITTEAMMRGTAVVATACGGSLEIVKEGETGFLVPPGDDQILAERLLTILTDQELAERLGRAGRQRMLEKFGQDTYLHQLLAIYQKVLEGSRNKMNVAQEHC from the coding sequence ATGAAGGTGCTTTTGGTGAACGATTACAGCTATCCATTTGGGGGTGCGGAGATTCAAACCCTGGCCATCCGGGACTCTTTGCGAGCCATCGGTCACGACGCCCGAATCTTTGCGAGTTCAGCCGCGCCGCTCAATGTTGAATCCAGGGCTGACTATCACTGTTTTGGAACCATGTCCCGGTTTCGAACCCTCCTTCAGACCGCAAATCCATCAGCTTACTGGCGGTTGCATCAGGTGCTCAACGAGTTTCAGCCTGATCTGGTCCATGTGCGAATGCTTTTGAGTCAGATTTCACCATTGATTCTTCCGTTGTTGAATCTTGTTCCCAGTCTCTACCATGTGGTTTGGTATCGCCCCATCTGTCCAACGGGAATTAAACTCTTACCAAATGGTGAATCTTGCGGTTTTCAAGCCGGGTGGGTCTGTTATCAACAGGGGTGTGTGCCCTTGCGTGACTGGGTACCGGTGATGCTTCAGTTAAAGTTGTGGCAGGCGCAACACATGAATTTTCGAATGATCATTGCCAATAGTGAAGCTGTCGGGCAGCGGTTGAGAGCGGAAGGCATTGACGTCGCCGGGGTCCTCCATAACCTGGTGCCGCTCCAGCCCGAGCGCCCGCCGCTGAGTTCCCCTCCGATTATTGCCTTCGCTGGTCGGTTGGTAAAAGAAAAAGGCATTGACGTTGCCATTCGAGCCACGGCCAGAATTATTTCCCGCCTTCCACTTTTGCAATTTTGGATTGCTGGCGATGGTCCAGAAAAACAGTCTCTGATAGACCTGGTGAACCAATTGCGTCTCACTGATCACGTGCGGTTCCTGGGACATCTTTCTCAATCTGAACTTGCCTGCCGCCTGGCTTCTGCCTGGGTCCAGGTTGTGCCGTCACGATGGGCTGAACCCTTTGGCAATATCACCACTGAAGCCATGATGCGGGGGACTGCCGTGGTTGCAACGGCCTGCGGAGGCTCGCTTGAGATTGTTAAAGAAGGTGAAACCGGTTTTCTGGTTCCTCCAGGTGATGACCAGATCCTTGCCGAACGATTATTGACGATTCTGACCGATCAGGAGCTGGCTGAACGTCTGGGCCGTGCCGGTCGCCAGCGCATGCTTGAAAAGTTTGGCCAGGACACATATCTTCATCAACTTCTGGCCATTTATCAGAAAGTGTTGGAAGGCTCTCGAAATAAAATGAATGTCGCTCAGGAGCACTGTTAA
- a CDS encoding NAD(P)-binding domain-containing protein has product MLSRYVIRKKDWGRYELSIERDGLTIGSAFENDLLLNHPTVSRMHAGICEVAGLFWLTNLSKSNGTLVNGKLTDLVYLETGDMIQIGVFLVRTTVKQHELILDVERYFDSFTAGNRGAQLLTDAGLVGPEGPSTVMIENGAAIVAAALNAPAITPEAQEAPTIDLAPLSEKAVHLRVAGKSPASAVEIKQVFQDLIQEIDLLFDSVVVPGAKDPQMDQWFSELIQEIDLIFEQLGPSDAHHRVVEVSAANRNAERVMIQVSDLQKLLARQRVQGAPLQVSYQGKVVPVQPTSRNSTLLLNKARLQRDLAGLLTSITALPDEDRKDFQQAMTVFWERRKQAIENKQKLHDESVLRPQKPDPVLEEHNLYLGKWRFHWLPTSDLTLPWPRGYLFTVGAVTLLAVIIAIFAWEKMYSPGPVSSPHSLKAEELVDQSPLVMSRLRHKLVANGLVENKCAVCHPRNGSMQVQCVDCHQTSHFNPKVIEPHDRVGVGCTDCHTEHKGLKFEPGHVSRSMCVDCHRERPRHPKAVKADGTKLTAPHGGGIGYPIVDGTWIWTKPLNPHMVLPEYLSPKEQFHLVHMAASVNQDWKCSSCHTSFATPAAIRTIDRNKCAVCHSQSLGVDTSHQLDVIANASQMDCASCHPQHGKDRQVIAALHPPGKEKPVISIGDAYRGGKAWEWTSLGARFGGMCLTDWTLFLSVIPVAATGFLLLDVFRRRQILQRLSGQVIDFQEARPKFNDTRYADHWESAVQRELAKTSAKERPVPHPIINYETCIGCHACILACPQDVLGFDEQEHHAVVVNYEQCMEDTGCQQACPTVPQSCVLINTKLEIREPPKPLRKSATEGFETFDVPGIYLVGDVSGVPLIRNAIREGRTAIDKIVELLSHQPPLPEVEYDVAIIGIGPAGLAATARAAEKGVRYLALEQGRRYATIAEKYPAGKYVAFNPFVPDDAQLGPIKLEGTGDLKERMISWWDDSVSRLGLKIHEFEGCTGLEKNEGFFLVRTVKNPDGYRVRKVILAIGNAGEPRRLGVPGETEDRVRYRLKTASEYQNQKVMVVGAGNSAVEAAVDLAGKRQPDGTVVFSEEGGNEVTLVVRSDFPKDLTLENKMWVYYCIDKGRVKAYFGAAIREIRDGEVVLESVRGKKELAVVPNDVVFAMIGSVPPKEFLSKVGIKYV; this is encoded by the coding sequence ATGCTTTCACGCTACGTCATTCGCAAAAAGGATTGGGGCCGCTATGAGTTAAGCATCGAGCGTGATGGGTTGACCATTGGATCCGCCTTTGAAAACGATTTGCTACTCAATCACCCAACCGTTTCACGAATGCACGCCGGGATTTGCGAAGTCGCGGGGTTGTTTTGGCTGACCAATCTTTCCAAATCAAACGGCACGCTGGTGAATGGGAAACTCACGGATCTGGTGTATCTGGAGACCGGAGACATGATTCAGATCGGGGTGTTTCTGGTTCGGACCACTGTCAAGCAGCACGAATTGATCCTGGATGTCGAACGGTACTTTGACTCGTTTACCGCGGGAAATCGGGGAGCTCAGTTATTAACCGACGCGGGACTGGTTGGGCCAGAAGGACCTTCAACGGTGATGATAGAAAATGGCGCGGCAATTGTCGCCGCTGCCCTGAATGCACCGGCGATAACTCCTGAAGCACAGGAAGCACCAACCATTGATCTGGCGCCGCTGTCTGAAAAAGCCGTTCATCTCCGGGTGGCTGGAAAAAGCCCGGCCAGTGCGGTTGAGATCAAACAGGTCTTTCAAGACCTGATCCAGGAAATTGACCTGCTTTTTGATTCGGTCGTGGTGCCTGGGGCCAAAGATCCACAGATGGATCAATGGTTTAGTGAATTAATCCAGGAAATTGACCTTATTTTTGAACAGTTAGGCCCATCTGATGCTCACCATCGGGTGGTTGAAGTTTCGGCTGCCAATCGAAACGCCGAACGGGTCATGATTCAGGTGTCGGATTTACAGAAACTGCTGGCCCGTCAGCGGGTCCAGGGCGCGCCACTCCAGGTGTCCTATCAGGGAAAGGTCGTTCCCGTACAGCCCACATCGCGAAATTCGACGCTGCTCTTAAACAAAGCCCGTCTGCAACGTGATCTGGCCGGATTGTTGACTTCGATTACCGCCTTGCCGGATGAAGATCGAAAAGACTTTCAACAAGCCATGACGGTGTTTTGGGAACGCCGTAAACAGGCGATTGAAAATAAGCAAAAACTTCACGACGAATCAGTGCTCCGGCCCCAAAAGCCGGACCCGGTGCTTGAGGAACACAATCTCTACCTTGGGAAATGGCGGTTTCACTGGCTTCCCACCAGTGATTTGACCCTGCCCTGGCCACGCGGGTACTTGTTTACGGTTGGTGCCGTAACCCTGCTGGCCGTGATTATCGCCATCTTTGCCTGGGAGAAGATGTATTCGCCAGGGCCGGTTTCCAGCCCACATTCACTCAAAGCTGAAGAACTCGTGGATCAATCGCCACTGGTGATGAGCCGGTTACGTCATAAACTGGTGGCAAATGGATTGGTTGAAAACAAATGCGCGGTGTGTCACCCACGCAACGGGAGCATGCAGGTCCAATGTGTTGATTGCCATCAGACCAGCCATTTTAATCCAAAGGTCATTGAACCCCATGACCGGGTTGGGGTTGGATGTACCGATTGTCATACCGAACATAAAGGGTTGAAATTTGAACCCGGTCACGTTTCCCGAAGCATGTGTGTGGATTGTCATCGTGAACGTCCAAGGCACCCCAAAGCGGTCAAAGCCGATGGCACGAAACTGACAGCACCCCACGGCGGCGGGATTGGATATCCAATCGTGGATGGCACCTGGATCTGGACCAAACCGCTGAATCCACATATGGTTTTGCCGGAATACCTCTCGCCGAAGGAACAATTTCATCTGGTGCATATGGCGGCTTCTGTCAATCAGGACTGGAAATGTTCCAGTTGTCATACTTCCTTTGCCACTCCGGCGGCTATCCGAACCATTGACCGAAACAAATGTGCTGTGTGTCATAGTCAGTCCCTTGGGGTTGATACCTCGCATCAGCTTGACGTGATTGCCAATGCGTCTCAAATGGATTGTGCCTCGTGCCATCCGCAACATGGCAAAGATCGGCAGGTCATTGCGGCGCTTCATCCACCCGGAAAAGAAAAGCCGGTGATTTCGATTGGGGATGCCTATCGGGGTGGGAAAGCCTGGGAATGGACATCGCTGGGCGCCCGGTTCGGCGGTATGTGCCTGACAGATTGGACATTGTTTTTGAGTGTGATTCCGGTTGCCGCCACCGGATTTTTGTTGCTGGATGTCTTTCGCCGCCGCCAGATTTTGCAACGCCTCAGCGGTCAGGTGATTGATTTTCAAGAAGCCCGACCCAAATTTAACGATACCCGCTATGCCGATCATTGGGAGTCGGCTGTGCAGCGGGAACTCGCCAAAACTTCGGCCAAAGAGCGACCAGTTCCGCACCCAATCATCAATTATGAAACGTGTATTGGCTGCCACGCCTGTATTTTGGCTTGTCCGCAGGATGTTCTGGGCTTTGACGAGCAGGAGCATCACGCGGTGGTGGTGAATTATGAACAATGCATGGAGGATACCGGATGTCAGCAAGCCTGCCCAACCGTGCCCCAATCGTGTGTGTTGATCAACACCAAGCTGGAAATTCGCGAACCGCCCAAGCCGCTCCGCAAAAGTGCCACCGAAGGCTTTGAAACCTTCGATGTGCCTGGAATTTACCTGGTCGGGGATGTTTCGGGAGTGCCATTGATTCGAAATGCCATCCGGGAAGGCCGCACCGCGATTGACAAAATTGTTGAACTCCTCAGTCATCAACCCCCACTGCCCGAGGTTGAATATGATGTGGCGATTATCGGCATTGGCCCGGCAGGTCTGGCGGCCACGGCTCGGGCGGCGGAGAAAGGGGTGCGCTATCTGGCATTGGAGCAGGGCCGACGCTATGCCACGATTGCCGAGAAATATCCGGCTGGAAAATATGTCGCCTTTAATCCTTTTGTCCCGGATGATGCTCAATTAGGGCCGATTAAGTTAGAGGGAACAGGTGATCTGAAGGAACGCATGATTTCGTGGTGGGATGACTCAGTGTCTCGGCTTGGGTTAAAAATTCACGAATTTGAAGGCTGTACCGGGCTTGAAAAAAACGAGGGGTTCTTTCTGGTGAGAACCGTGAAGAACCCGGATGGGTATCGAGTCCGGAAAGTGATTTTGGCGATTGGAAATGCTGGGGAGCCACGAAGACTCGGTGTTCCTGGTGAAACTGAGGATCGTGTTCGCTATCGGCTGAAGACAGCCAGTGAGTATCAAAATCAGAAGGTCATGGTGGTCGGTGCTGGAAACTCGGCAGTTGAAGCGGCAGTTGATTTAGCCGGGAAACGCCAACCTGACGGCACGGTTGTTTTTTCAGAGGAAGGTGGCAATGAGGTAACGCTGGTGGTTCGATCTGACTTTCCGAAAGATCTGACCCTCGAAAACAAAATGTGGGTCTATTACTGCATTGATAAGGGACGGGTCAAAGCCTATTTTGGTGCTGCAATTCGCGAAATCCGTGACGGGGAAGTGGTTTTGGAATCTGTGCGCGGCAAAAAAGAACTGGCCGTGGTCCCAAACGATGTTGTGTTTGCCATGATCGGAAGCGTCCCACCGAAAGAGTTCCTCTCGAAAGTTGGTATTAAATATGTGTGA